The Bacillus sp. Y1 genome includes the window CTGTATTCATATTCTCTCCTCCATTCGTCTAATTGAGAAAAATAATCAAAGTCATTACCCCTAAAAAACACGAAAGCTGTCATCTAATGATGACAGCAGAATTGCTTGGGTTATATTTTATTACGTTCATCATACCATATATTTTACGAGTTCAGAAGGGATTTGCTCATAATAATTTCTCTTCTTTTAGAATCAGTACAATACTTACATTATAATGTTTTCAATTTTAAAATAAGTAAAAAGTCCGAGAATCAGTTCCCGGACTTTTTTGTTACGCACTTTTCTCACTGGCTAAGTTTACCTTCATCCGTTTTCCAAACACAACAATCACAAGGAAGATAGAAAAGAGAAGAGTGCTGACGATATGGAAAAAACTGATTTGTTTAAAGGCTTGAATGATGACCCCACCAATAGATGGTCCTGTTAAGCTTCCAAGGCTAAAGGCGATTCCGCAAAGTAAATTTCCTGTAGGTAATAGATTTTTCGGCATAATATCAGTCATAAACGCTATTCCAAGCGAGAATGTCGATCCTACCACCATACCGGCTGATAGGAAACAAATAAATAAACCAAAAAATGATTCTTCTAGGAAGCTCGCTGCAGAGAAGCTCGTAAATCCAAGAAATAAAATAACTATTAACACTTTCCGACGACCAAAGCGGTCACTAAGGATTCCAAGCGGTAGCTGTGTAATAATCCCACCAACTGCGAAGGAAGTAAGCAAGATAGACACCTCTGACACTTCAATACCAGACCTGAGGGCATATACCGGGAAAATTCCATTCAATGATGATTCCAAAAAGCCGTACGCAAGGGGTGGCAAAAATGCAACCCAACCGTACTTTAGTGCTTGCCCAAATCGTTTTCCCGTGTCTTTTAGTCCGCCGATCCCCTCGTCGTTCTCAGGGTACTCATTTTTCAATGCAAAAATAAAGACCCATCCGACAAGACACATGGCTGATGAGATGATAAAGGGAAGTGACAGACTGATATTTACTAGCGGTGTCATCAGTGGTCCTACCGCAAATCCTATTCCAAAAAACAATCCGTACAAAGAAAGATTTCTTCCTCTAGTTGCTTCTGGTGAAGAAGAAGTAATCCAGGTTTGTGTCGCAAAGTGAAGGGCGTGGTCACCTATACCTATAAAAAAGCGAAGCAAAAGCCAAAACCAAAAGTTTTGCCACAAAGGAAAAAGAGCAAGGGCAACGACGACCAATAATCCCCCAATTAGGATGATGTTTTTATATCCGAACTTTCGAAGCGGCTGCTCCATAAAAGGAGAGGCTAGAAGGATTCCTATATATAATGCAGTAGCATTCATTCCGTTCATTCCAGAACTAATCCCGCTTTTTTCAAAAATAACCGCGACTAATGGCAGCAGCATCCCTTGGCTAAAGCCTGAAATCGCTACAATGCTGACAAGTATCCAGAAAGCATGTTTACTATTTTTCATGATTGTTTCTCCTCCATATTTCTTCTCCCATCATACAAGAATATTTCGGAGGGTGAAACAAATTTTTACGATGAAGTTCTTTTTAAAAATGGAAAAATAGTGTAATCTCATCTGTATGAAATCATATCGAGGTGAGAAAATGGAATTTCATATGAAGGATGTCGGGTTTTACACAGAAACACCATACGGAAGATTAGATGTGGCAGGTGATGAAGCTTACGGATTCCGTCCTTATCAGCTTTTAGTTGCTTCAGTTGCCGTATGTAGCGGGGGAGTTCTTCGCAAAGTGCTTGAAAAGATGCGCATGACGATTGAAGATATACACATTGCTACAGATGTTGAAAGAAACAAAGAGGAAGCGGATCGAGTCGAGTTGATTAAAGTTCACTTTACGATTAAAGGTGTGAACCTAGACGAAAAGAAAATCCATAAGGCAATGGAATTAACACGGAAAAACTGCTCGATGGTTCAATCCGTGATTGGAAAAATTGATATCGTTGAAACGTTTGAAATTGCTTCAAATGGATCATAAAAGGGAGGGGCAGAGTTTTCTGCCCCTCGTTTTAAATGGTTAGTTCTTCTGGCTCACTGCCTGCTTTTTCAAAATAAAGTATTCTTTTTGGCTTGAAAGCTAATAATACGTAATTCGGATCATCCGAGCCAGACATCCATTCAGCTAACGAGTCGTCCCAAAATCTTTTCCGAAGGTCCGGTGAATCCTCAACGGAGGAGGTCGCTTCTATTTCGCAATAATGACTGGTAAAGTTTCCTGCTTCGAGACCGAGTAAAATATGAACATTTGGATTGGTATTCATGTCATCCAGTTTATGTGTATCTTTGTGAGTGGCAGCATATAAAGTTAATCCATCGTGAAAAAAGAGCATAAATCGGCTAAACGGTTTCCCATCTTGAATCGTTGCCAGCGTTCCAATCGCGTGTTTATCAAACATATGTAGTACTTTATCTTTTACATTCATGACGATCTCTCCTTTTAAGAAGCTATCTATAATCTGTCTCGTTACCGAGTTTTTATGACTGATAAATTTTACATGGAAGAAGGAAGACATTATGGCAAATAAAGTGTTCTTGATATTAGTCCTTATTGGTGTGCCGTTATCTGTGATCGGAACAATGATGCACTGGTCTAGTATTATCATGTTTATCATCTACTGTTTAACGATTATTGCGTTATCTAGTTTTATGGGGAGAGCGACCGAGAGCTTGGCTATTGTTACGGGACCTCGTGTTGGGGGATTGTTGAATGCGACCTTTGGCAATGCGGTGGAGTTAATTATTTCTGTATTTGCGTTAAAAGCAGGATTAACGGGTGTCGTGCTTGCCTCATTAACCGGTTCTGTACTAGGAAATCTTTTGTTGGTAGCAGGACTTTCGTTTTTTGTCGGCGGACTAAAATATAAAAGACAAACCTTTAATGTGTTTGATGCAAGGCATAATTCCGGATTATTAATGTTTGCCGTGATTGTTGCATTTGTGATACCCGAAGTATTTTCGATGACCATGGAACCAACGGAAAAAATGTCTTTAAGCGTTGGAATCTCCGTGATTTTAATTCTTTTATACTTAGCGGCTTTATTTTTTAAGCTGGTTACTCACCGTGGGGTATATCAATCCTCTGAAGAAGGTGGAGAACATGAAGAAGAGGTTCCGGAGTGGGGAAAAAACAAAGCGATTGGAGTGTTATTTATTGCCACACTTGCTGTCGCTTATGTTTCTGAAAATCTTGTTCATACGTTTGAAGTCGTGGGAGAAACCTTTGGATGGACCGAGCTTTTCATCGGAGTCATTATCGTGGCCATTGTTGGAAATGCTGCCGAGCACGCATCAGCGGTGATTATGGCTTATAAAAACAAGATGGATATAGCGGTAGAAATTGCGGTGGGTTCGACACTGCAAATTGCGATGTTCGTTGCACCTGCGCTCGTGTTAGTTTCTTTATTTTTCCCAACACCGATGCCATTAGTGTTCACTATACAGGAGCTGATTGCGATGGCATCGGCTGTGTTATTGTCGATTATCATCGCAAACGATGGAGAATCCAACTGGTTTGAAGGGGCGACCTTGCTTGCTGCCTATTTTATTATGGGGATTGGATTTTACTTATTATAAAGGCTCTTCTCTTAAGAAAAGAGCCTGCAAACTAAATTCTAAAGTGCAAAATAGCTATTGCCACGTTAAAATCGGCCTTAAGATTTTAACAACAATCTTTACGAAAACAGCCATAATAAATACCAAAAAAGACTCTGTATCAAGAAACGATACAGAGTCTTTTCTTATTTTTTTAAGTAATATTTACGTTTCCAAGAATATGTTGGACAAGGTCGGAATAAAAAGATACAGACGCTTGTTTTCTAGTTTATCAACTCCCTCTCTATTAAGATGGTTTCGTTAAAGAAGAGAAAAATAACAAGATAAACTACAAACCTCCTTTTAAAAGTGTTAAGCGTATGTTCTGCTATCCTCCTTTGTTAAGAATGTAAGCTAATTATAGCTCACAAAGTTATTTATGTAAATATTCAGAACATTACAATATTGTTACAATTTGGCGAAAGGGGGCTTATTTACTCGTTGTTTATACATCGCTTATTGTTCTATGTAGGTGGACTGGCAATTTTGACTTTAGGTGCGTCTCTGACCATAAAAGCTGATCTTGGTGCTGGCCCTTGGGACTCACTGAATGTTGGATTGACCCATTTACTAGGGCTAACGGTAGGTGGGTGGTCCATCATTATTGGTCTACTGTTAATATTCTTGAATGCTTTGATCAAGAAGACGATGCCCGAAGTGTCCTGTGCAATCACGGTAGCTATAAGTGGGATTTTTATTGATGGGTGGCTATTATTTGTGTTTGATGGATTTCACCCAGTAGGGTTCTATCCTAAGTTAATAAGCCTTACCACGGGAATCCTACTCATTTCATTAGGCATAGCTACGTATATACAGGCAAGATGGCCACTTAGCCCAATTGATGACTTTATGATTGCCTTGAAGGAGAGATACAAGATTACTCTCGGAACAGCCAAAACGATTGGTGAGGTGCTAGCACTATGCTTTGCCGTACTCCTTCATGGGCCGATTGGTTTGGGGACATTTGCTGTAGCACTTGGTCTTGGACCATTTATTGCATTTTTTAATTTGATGTGGGAAAGAGTTTTGATTAAGAAATGGTAGAAGTTTTTGGCAAATGGATAATTTGATGGAACTCCGAAAAAACTAATATCAAATCTATGAGTTAGCTGAAAGGAGTTCCACTACATGAGAAAGTTATTGTATGCGCTAGTCGTTGGCTTTCTTTTCTCGCTCTTATCTTTTTCCACCATACACGCTGAAAAACCAGCTGCACCTGAAGCAAAAAAGGAAAAGCAACAACAGGTACAAGTTCCAAATTCGGTACTAAACATAACAAAAGAAAATACATATCCAAACCCAACGCAGGATATGCCGACCTTGCAACCTAGTGAACTGACTAAGGATTTAATTGAATCTTCTAAAGTGAAAATTGAAAACCCAGAATTGATTCGCATGTTAAATGAAACGACTGTGAACAGTACACCATTTGCTGTCGGTTACCGTGCGATCATTTACTTAGGGCAGTGGCCACTAAATTATGAATCAAGTGAAACGGCACCGAACTGGGAATATCAAAAAATTAATACGAATTACGTAGACAATCGTGGTGGAAACGCAAACTACCAAATGCATTATGTACAAGAAATGCAGAAAATTGTACGCGGTGGCTTAACATCAAAGGTGGCTAATGCAGAGGATGTTAAGAAAATGATGCTGTTAAAGGCTGCTGAAAAAACAGGTCTTCCTCTCGCATTTGAAACTGTCGTAGGCGGGGGAACGAAGAAGGATCAAGTATACAATGTACCGCCGAAACGCCTTGGCTATCTGTACGGATACGCACCAGCTGTAAACGAAAAAGGAAAGGTCACTTACGGTGAAGTGTATATTATGCTTAAAGGCAGCAAAAAAATGATTGTGGTGAAAAACGTGACGTCACAAGGAATTGGCGCTTGGATTCCCGTTCAGGACCATGTTTCATTTGGATTCATCGCACCAGATAAGCCGAGATAAGTAGGAGAATGAAGAAAGGGTCGATCACTAAAATAGGTGATCGACCCTTTCTATTTTTAAATATGAGCTTTACGTGTAGAGAAATCAATGCCTTTATAATAACTGTTTTTCACTAGCACATTTGGCCCAAGGCAGCGAGCGGCTGGGCAGTGGCAGCTTAAGCTTTTTGCTAAGTCCGTCTCAAGCCATTTATTAAAAATGCCTGGTAACTCATCGGTTTGGATATTTCCAAGTGGTGGAGTATCACCGAAGTCCGTTACGATGACCTCACCAGTAAAAATATTAATATTGAGTCGTGAGCGTCCATCGGGATCATTGCGGACAGTAACATTTTTTGCATGATAAAGCTTTTGTAAAAGAGCTTGATCTTCTTCACTTGTGTTACACGCATAAAAAGGTAAAGTTCCAAACAGCATCCAGACATTTTCGTTACGGAAGTCAAGTAATCGATGAACTGCTTGGCGAATTTCGTCTAGCCCAAGAACTTCCAGATTTGATGCAAAGTCAGAAGGATACATCGGGTGTATCTCATGACGTTGGCACTTCATCTCCTCAACGATTTGCTCGTGAATACTATCTAAGTATGGAAGAGTTCTCTTATTCAGCATCGTCTCCGCAGAAACCATCACTCCTGCATCGACCAATGCACGGCTGTTTTCAATCATTCGATTGAAAAGTGCGGCACGTTGCTCGCGAGTTGGTTTCTTCTCCATCATCGCAAAACCACCGTCGATAAAATCATCTACCGTTCCCCAATTATGCGAAATATGAAGAACATCTAGATAGGGGCTGATTTTATAATAGCGTTCAATATCTAACGTAAGATTTGAGTTTATCTGAGTACGAACACCCCGTGAATGGGCATACTCAAACAAAGGAAGCACATAGTTCTCAACAGACTTGAGTGATAGCATAGGTTCTCCACCTGTAATACTAAGTGAGCGAAGATGTGGTATTTCATCAAGTCTTTTAATTAATAAGTCGATTGGCAAGCCCTTAGGGTCCTTTGGCTGCAAAGTATAACCAACTGCACAATGCTCACAGCGCATGTTGCAAAGTGTGGTCGTTGTAAATTCTATATTTGACAGGGTCATTTGCCCGTGTTGTTCCACATCCATATAAGCTTCCCAAGGATCATATTGGGGAGTGATGGCAGGTTTGTTAATTGTCTTCATCGATTCTCTCCTTTTCAAGATCATCCTTTGCTATTATCAATTTGTATGATGAATCTGTCAATCCATGTTCAAGTTCTTCGAAAAATGGGGAAAATAGAAACAAACAGCCTTGAAAGTTGGAAGGAATTTCTGTAGGATGAAAAACGAGTGAAAGGAGCGAGTCGAATTGGGTAACAAAGTTAGCGATAAAAATTCACAGGTTACATTTTTAAAACAGCGATTAAATATGTTTATTGAAGTATTGGATGCCATTGAACCAGAAAATACAGAGCTTGAAGATATCGATCGTCTGATTGAAATGATTGATGATTTAGAATCAAAATGCCGAGAATTTAATAACCGTGATCAATAAATGACAAAGTGTAGCTTAGTTTAGCTGCACTTTTTTCTATGATGAAACTTATGATTGATGAATTCGTACATATATATAGAAAGGATGTGGAGAATGTTGAATATGGGAGATTTGTTATTTCAGATTTTATCGATGCTATTAATGGTCGGGTTTGTTACTGTGTTTATTTACATACTTGTGAGCTATTTAAATCGCTCGAAGAAACCTTCATCTACAGCGATTGAAGAAAAACTTGACCGTATTATTGAATTGCTCGAACAGGAGAGAAAGAGGGAATAACTTTTATGTTAAGTAGAAGTCAGTTTTCGATTATATTAGGATTTGCCATCGTTCTTGGTGTCATTGCGGCATTGGTTGACATTCCATTTTGGATATTAATCGTGGTAATATTATTAATTACTGCGGCAGTGAGCTATTTGCCAATCATGATGAACCTCTATATAACGGACGATATGAAAAAGGTTGAGAGGTTTTTAGAAGATAGACTGAATCAGCCTATCTTTCATTTTTATTATGCATTAGCAAACGAGGATGACTTTCAGGTAGAAAAAGCACTTCGTGACGTACGTGAAAAATATAAAAAAGCTCATTATTATATGATTTATTCTATTACATATGTTGCGTATAAAGGAAAGTTAGTGGAGGAAAGAGACTTAATTGCTCAGATCAAGCAGCCAGCGTTGAGATTGTATTACGAGGGGCTATTGGCGATTGAGGAGGAAGAGCTGGAGCGTGCCTCACAACTAGCTAGTGAGCAGAAGAAACCGTGGATGAAGCAAGCGATATTAGCGGAGGTTGCAGGCAAACGAGGGGAGAGGGATCTCGAAATCAAGCACCAGCAGGAAGCGATTCGCTTGACGCATGGGCTACAGAGGTATTTGTTGGTGAAGAAGTATAAAGTAGGGCGGCCGTGAATGTCACGGCCTTTTTCTATATTCCAAGGAGCGGATGGAACAAATGGGCTAAACCCTTTCCATCAAATCGTGATAGGAGTATAATATGTGATGGGGAAATGTTGAAAAATTCATACTTATTTTTTAGATACATGGGGAAGGGGAACCAGTCATGAATATCGAGAAGTTTCAGGAAAGTATGTATCAACTCATCGTAGAAACATCAACAAAGCTACCAAAGGATGTTCGACGTGCCATTCGTGCGGCGAAGGAAAAAGAGAGCTCAGGTACACGCTCAGCGATGAGCTTAGCAACGATTACAAATAATATTAAGATGGCAGACGACAATGTGTCGCCAATCTGTCAGGATACAGGGCTACCAACGTTTAAAATTAAAACGCCTGTTGGAGCCAACCAAATCGTGATGAAAAAAGCGATTAAAGAAGCGATTGCTCAAGCAACTAAAGATGGAAAACTTCGTCCAAACTCAGTTGACTCTCTTACGGGTGATAACAGTGGAGACAATCTAGGAGAAGGTACCCCTGTTATTAAGTTCGAACAATGGGAAAAGGATTATATCGACGTGCGCCTTATCTTAAAGGGTGGCGGTTGTGAAAATAAAAATATTCAATACAGCCTTCCAGCAGAGCTAGAAGGACTTGGTCGTGCAGGCCGTGATCTAGACGGAATTCGAAAATGTATCATGCACTCAGTATATCAAGCACAAGGACAAGGCTGTAGCGCTGGTTTTATCGGTGTCGGTATCGGGGGAGACCGAACATCTGGTTATGAATTAGCAAAAGAGCAGCTATTCCGTTCGGTGGATGATGTGAATCCTAACGAAGATCTCCGAAAATTGGAAGAGTACGTGATGGATCATGCTAATGAACTGGGAATTGGTACGATGGGATTTGGTGGGGAAACGACTCTCCTTGGTTGTAAAGTAGGTGTCATAAACCGTATCCCTGCGAGCTTCTTCGTATCAGTAGCTTATAACTGTTGGGCATATCGCCGTTTAGGAGTAGAGGTGAATCCAGAAACAGGTGAGATCAACAGCTGGATGTACCAAGAAGGTGAGAACGTAGATTTTGCTGCGGAACAAGAAGCGCAAGCACAAACAGCTGCATCTCAAGAAACAGAGAATCGTGTGGTTACTCTTGAAGCTCCTATCACAGAAGAGCAAATCCGTGAACTTCAAGTGGGCGATGTTGTCAAAATTAATGGCATGATGTACACGGGGCGCGATGCTATTCATAAATATTTGTCTGACCATGATGCACCGATTAACCTTGACGGACAAATCATTTACCACTGTGGACCGGTTATGCTAAAGGATGACGAAGGCAAGTGGCATGTAAAAGCGGCTGGCCCAACAACCAGTATTCGTGAGGAGCCTTACCAAGGAGATATCATGAAGAAGTTTGGTATCCGTGCAGTTATTGGAAAAGGTGGAATGGGTTTAAAAACTCTAGCCGCATTAAAAGAACACGGTGGCGTGTACTTGAATGCAATCGGGGGAGCAGCGCAATACTATGCCGATTGTATTAAATCGGTTGAAGGTGTAGACCTTATGCAATTTGGAATTCCAGAAGCAATGTGGCATTTAAAAGTAGAAGGTTTTACAGCAGTTGTGACTATGGATTCCCATGGAAACAGCTTGCATCAAGATGTGGAAAAATCATCTTTAGAAAAGCTAGCTAATTTCAAAGAACGAGTATTTTAATATAGGGTCGAGTGCTGTAGTAGCACTCGATTTTTTACATAACGGAGAAACAAATGAAGGGAAATATAATCTTTTTAAATGGTGTTTCAAGTGCGGGAAAAAGCACCTTGTCAAAGGAAATCGTGAAGCTTCTTCCTAACTATTTTCATTTTAGTGTGGATGACTTTGACACAATCATTGAAAGGATGGAAGAACGCGGGACGGACCGTCTAATCCCTGTCCCTACAGAAACGTTTTTCCATCGGTCGATTGCTATGTTTTCCGATCAAGGCATTCATTTGATTATCGATCATGTACTGCACGATCAAGAAACGATAACAGATGCTTATCATACATTAAGAAATTATCCAATCTATTTTGTTGGTGTTCATTGTCCAGTGGAGGAACTGGAGAGGCGGGAAATGGTACGCGGTGATCGAAGAATTGGACAAGCAAGACTACAGCTTCAGTTTGTTCACCAACAGAATGAAGACTATGATATAGAAGTGGATACTTTTACAAACGGTACGGAGGAGAGTGCCCAAGCAATTGCCGAATTTGTTTTAGCTAACGAAGCTTCACTCGGTTTTTCCAAATTACATGAATGATTTTCTCTCTAATTACGGACAATAAGGAAAACTTGTACTGTGAGAGGGGACTACAGATGAAAAAGCTGTTAGCCATCCTTTTTTCCTTATTGCTTAGCTTTTCGACCATCGTCTCAGCAAGTGTCTCCAATGCTCCGATTCACTGGGGCTTTAAAAAATCTTCAAATGAAGAACCGGTCGAAGCCGGAAAAGAGTATGATGAGCTGTTAGAGAAGTACGGAGCCTTTTATAAAGGTGATCCAAAGAAAAAGGACATATTCTTAACATTTGATAATGGCTATGAAAATGGGTACACAGCCAAAGTGCTTGATGTGCTGAAAAAAGAGAAAGTGCCTGCCGCCTTTTTCATAACTGGTCATTACTTAGAAAGTGCCTCTGACCTTGTGAAGCGGATGGCTGATGAAGGCCATATTGTTGGCAATCATTCGTATTATCACCCAGATATGACGACCGTAAGCGACGAAAGATTTTACAGAGAGCTTGAAAAAGTTCGTGCAGGTACCGAAGAAATAACCGGTGTTAAACATATGGTGTACCTTCGCCCGCCTCGAGGGGTATTCAGTGAACGTACCCTTATGAAGGCAAAGGAAATGGGCT containing:
- a CDS encoding MFS transporter — encoded protein: MKNSKHAFWILVSIVAISGFSQGMLLPLVAVIFEKSGISSGMNGMNATALYIGILLASPFMEQPLRKFGYKNIILIGGLLVVVALALFPLWQNFWFWLLLRFFIGIGDHALHFATQTWITSSSPEATRGRNLSLYGLFFGIGFAVGPLMTPLVNISLSLPFIISSAMCLVGWVFIFALKNEYPENDEGIGGLKDTGKRFGQALKYGWVAFLPPLAYGFLESSLNGIFPVYALRSGIEVSEVSILLTSFAVGGIITQLPLGILSDRFGRRKVLIVILFLGFTSFSAASFLEESFFGLFICFLSAGMVVGSTFSLGIAFMTDIMPKNLLPTGNLLCGIAFSLGSLTGPSIGGVIIQAFKQISFFHIVSTLLFSIFLVIVVFGKRMKVNLASEKSA
- a CDS encoding OsmC family protein, with amino-acid sequence MEFHMKDVGFYTETPYGRLDVAGDEAYGFRPYQLLVASVAVCSGGVLRKVLEKMRMTIEDIHIATDVERNKEEADRVELIKVHFTIKGVNLDEKKIHKAMELTRKNCSMVQSVIGKIDIVETFEIASNGS
- a CDS encoding pyridoxamine 5'-phosphate oxidase family protein; this encodes MNVKDKVLHMFDKHAIGTLATIQDGKPFSRFMLFFHDGLTLYAATHKDTHKLDDMNTNPNVHILLGLEAGNFTSHYCEIEATSSVEDSPDLRKRFWDDSLAEWMSGSDDPNYVLLAFKPKRILYFEKAGSEPEELTI
- the cax gene encoding calcium/proton exchanger — protein: MANKVFLILVLIGVPLSVIGTMMHWSSIIMFIIYCLTIIALSSFMGRATESLAIVTGPRVGGLLNATFGNAVELIISVFALKAGLTGVVLASLTGSVLGNLLLVAGLSFFVGGLKYKRQTFNVFDARHNSGLLMFAVIVAFVIPEVFSMTMEPTEKMSLSVGISVILILLYLAALFFKLVTHRGVYQSSEEGGEHEEEVPEWGKNKAIGVLFIATLAVAYVSENLVHTFEVVGETFGWTELFIGVIIVAIVGNAAEHASAVIMAYKNKMDIAVEIAVGSTLQIAMFVAPALVLVSLFFPTPMPLVFTIQELIAMASAVLLSIIIANDGESNWFEGATLLAAYFIMGIGFYLL
- a CDS encoding YczE/YyaS/YitT family protein, with translation MFIHRLLFYVGGLAILTLGASLTIKADLGAGPWDSLNVGLTHLLGLTVGGWSIIIGLLLIFLNALIKKTMPEVSCAITVAISGIFIDGWLLFVFDGFHPVGFYPKLISLTTGILLISLGIATYIQARWPLSPIDDFMIALKERYKITLGTAKTIGEVLALCFAVLLHGPIGLGTFAVALGLGPFIAFFNLMWERVLIKKW
- a CDS encoding YfkD famly protein gives rise to the protein MRKLLYALVVGFLFSLLSFSTIHAEKPAAPEAKKEKQQQVQVPNSVLNITKENTYPNPTQDMPTLQPSELTKDLIESSKVKIENPELIRMLNETTVNSTPFAVGYRAIIYLGQWPLNYESSETAPNWEYQKINTNYVDNRGGNANYQMHYVQEMQKIVRGGLTSKVANAEDVKKMMLLKAAEKTGLPLAFETVVGGGTKKDQVYNVPPKRLGYLYGYAPAVNEKGKVTYGEVYIMLKGSKKMIVVKNVTSQGIGAWIPVQDHVSFGFIAPDKPR
- the yfkAB gene encoding radical SAM/CxCxxxxC motif protein YfkAB → MKTINKPAITPQYDPWEAYMDVEQHGQMTLSNIEFTTTTLCNMRCEHCAVGYTLQPKDPKGLPIDLLIKRLDEIPHLRSLSITGGEPMLSLKSVENYVLPLFEYAHSRGVRTQINSNLTLDIERYYKISPYLDVLHISHNWGTVDDFIDGGFAMMEKKPTREQRAALFNRMIENSRALVDAGVMVSAETMLNKRTLPYLDSIHEQIVEEMKCQRHEIHPMYPSDFASNLEVLGLDEIRQAVHRLLDFRNENVWMLFGTLPFYACNTSEEDQALLQKLYHAKNVTVRNDPDGRSRLNINIFTGEVIVTDFGDTPPLGNIQTDELPGIFNKWLETDLAKSLSCHCPAARCLGPNVLVKNSYYKGIDFSTRKAHI
- a CDS encoding SE1561 family protein; the protein is MGNKVSDKNSQVTFLKQRLNMFIEVLDAIEPENTELEDIDRLIEMIDDLESKCREFNNRDQ
- a CDS encoding DUF4083 family protein — its product is MLNMGDLLFQILSMLLMVGFVTVFIYILVSYLNRSKKPSSTAIEEKLDRIIELLEQERKRE
- a CDS encoding YgaP family membrane protein; amino-acid sequence: MLSRSQFSIILGFAIVLGVIAALVDIPFWILIVVILLITAAVSYLPIMMNLYITDDMKKVERFLEDRLNQPIFHFYYALANEDDFQVEKALRDVREKYKKAHYYMIYSITYVAYKGKLVEERDLIAQIKQPALRLYYEGLLAIEEEELERASQLASEQKKPWMKQAILAEVAGKRGERDLEIKHQQEAIRLTHGLQRYLLVKKYKVGRP
- a CDS encoding fumarate hydratase, with amino-acid sequence MNIEKFQESMYQLIVETSTKLPKDVRRAIRAAKEKESSGTRSAMSLATITNNIKMADDNVSPICQDTGLPTFKIKTPVGANQIVMKKAIKEAIAQATKDGKLRPNSVDSLTGDNSGDNLGEGTPVIKFEQWEKDYIDVRLILKGGGCENKNIQYSLPAELEGLGRAGRDLDGIRKCIMHSVYQAQGQGCSAGFIGVGIGGDRTSGYELAKEQLFRSVDDVNPNEDLRKLEEYVMDHANELGIGTMGFGGETTLLGCKVGVINRIPASFFVSVAYNCWAYRRLGVEVNPETGEINSWMYQEGENVDFAAEQEAQAQTAASQETENRVVTLEAPITEEQIRELQVGDVVKINGMMYTGRDAIHKYLSDHDAPINLDGQIIYHCGPVMLKDDEGKWHVKAAGPTTSIREEPYQGDIMKKFGIRAVIGKGGMGLKTLAALKEHGGVYLNAIGGAAQYYADCIKSVEGVDLMQFGIPEAMWHLKVEGFTAVVTMDSHGNSLHQDVEKSSLEKLANFKERVF
- a CDS encoding chloramphenicol phosphotransferase CPT family protein; translation: MKGNIIFLNGVSSAGKSTLSKEIVKLLPNYFHFSVDDFDTIIERMEERGTDRLIPVPTETFFHRSIAMFSDQGIHLIIDHVLHDQETITDAYHTLRNYPIYFVGVHCPVEELERREMVRGDRRIGQARLQLQFVHQQNEDYDIEVDTFTNGTEESAQAIAEFVLANEASLGFSKLHE
- the pdaA gene encoding delta-lactam-biosynthetic de-N-acetylase encodes the protein MKKLLAILFSLLLSFSTIVSASVSNAPIHWGFKKSSNEEPVEAGKEYDELLEKYGAFYKGDPKKKDIFLTFDNGYENGYTAKVLDVLKKEKVPAAFFITGHYLESASDLVKRMADEGHIVGNHSYYHPDMTTVSDERFYRELEKVRAGTEEITGVKHMVYLRPPRGVFSERTLMKAKEMGYTHVFWSLAFVDWYRDDQKGWQYSYNNVMKQIHPGAVLLLHTVSKDNADALETIIKDLKQKGYTFKSLDEYTRGEAMKDPIFKIRKRNK